One window from the genome of Eleginops maclovinus isolate JMC-PN-2008 ecotype Puerto Natales chromosome 15, JC_Emac_rtc_rv5, whole genome shotgun sequence encodes:
- the LOC134876619 gene encoding uncharacterized protein LOC134876619 isoform X1, protein MEFTAALRGLSVSHIMTSLSNTSNCEEDAGFPLLANLQLAAPPSRTNEDMEVQSEMLPQPTTPSPGDHNPATLTLQPKTLPTEGTTEEMVAQDIVEDQTIGDCILEEGLFYVAGWLVRMLQKDQAIQVCHHCEVLLLGSTLHDHSYASPQEHPFLEAKRFTPNANLMRPSTRFFNAVRDLEEAFGRNINTFWPKSGVRQNLEKTLEGTEAFKEFHRDHPEHALLIEEISIKKCTMCRLGAEIRIRNRGLSAINEKKVAEKKVSTFTS, encoded by the exons ATGGAATTCACGGCAGCATTAAGGGGGCTGAGTGTGTCGCATATCATGACATCACTGTCGAACACCTCCAACTGTGAGGAAGATGCCGGATTTCCTCTTCTGGCCAACCTTCAACTCGCCGCTCCACCTTCCAGGACCAATGAGGATATGGAGGTGCAG AGTGAAATGTTACCTCAGCCCACCACTCCATCCCCCGGGGACCACAATCCAGCCACCCTCACTCTCCAGCCCAAAACACTGCCTACAGAGGGGACCACTGAGGAAATGGTGGCGCAGGATATTGTGGAGGACCAG ACCATTGGTGACTGTATCCTCGAAGAGGGGCTATTTTATGTTGCCGGCTGGTTGGTCAGGATGCTGCAGAAGGATCAAGCCATCCAGGTCTGTCATCACTGtgaagtgctgctgctgggctccACACTGCATGATCACAGTTACGCGTCTCCACAGGAGCACCCATTTCTGGAAGCCAAACGCTTCACTCCCAACGCGAATTTGATGAGGCCTTCAACCAGGTTCTTTAATGCGGTGAGGGATCTGGAGGAGGCATTTGGAAGAAACATCAATACCTTCTGGCCAAAGAGTGGGGTACGACAGAACCTTGAGAAGACACTGGAGGGAACAGAGGCCTTCAAAGAGTTCCACAGAGACCACCCGGAACATGCCCTTTTAATCGAGGAAATCtcgattaaaaaatgtacaatgtgtaggCTGGGGGCAGAGATCCGGATAAGAAACAGGGGCCTCTCTGCCATCAACGAGAAAAaggtggcagaaaaaaaagtatctacatttacaagttaa
- the LOC134876619 gene encoding uncharacterized protein LOC134876619 isoform X2 — protein MEFTAALRGLSVSHIMTSLSNTSNCEEDAGFPLLANLQLAAPPSRTNEDMESEMLPQPTTPSPGDHNPATLTLQPKTLPTEGTTEEMVAQDIVEDQTIGDCILEEGLFYVAGWLVRMLQKDQAIQVCHHCEVLLLGSTLHDHSYASPQEHPFLEAKRFTPNANLMRPSTRFFNAVRDLEEAFGRNINTFWPKSGVRQNLEKTLEGTEAFKEFHRDHPEHALLIEEISIKKCTMCRLGAEIRIRNRGLSAINEKKVAEKKVSTFTS, from the exons ATGGAATTCACGGCAGCATTAAGGGGGCTGAGTGTGTCGCATATCATGACATCACTGTCGAACACCTCCAACTGTGAGGAAGATGCCGGATTTCCTCTTCTGGCCAACCTTCAACTCGCCGCTCCACCTTCCAGGACCAATGAGGATATGGAG AGTGAAATGTTACCTCAGCCCACCACTCCATCCCCCGGGGACCACAATCCAGCCACCCTCACTCTCCAGCCCAAAACACTGCCTACAGAGGGGACCACTGAGGAAATGGTGGCGCAGGATATTGTGGAGGACCAG ACCATTGGTGACTGTATCCTCGAAGAGGGGCTATTTTATGTTGCCGGCTGGTTGGTCAGGATGCTGCAGAAGGATCAAGCCATCCAGGTCTGTCATCACTGtgaagtgctgctgctgggctccACACTGCATGATCACAGTTACGCGTCTCCACAGGAGCACCCATTTCTGGAAGCCAAACGCTTCACTCCCAACGCGAATTTGATGAGGCCTTCAACCAGGTTCTTTAATGCGGTGAGGGATCTGGAGGAGGCATTTGGAAGAAACATCAATACCTTCTGGCCAAAGAGTGGGGTACGACAGAACCTTGAGAAGACACTGGAGGGAACAGAGGCCTTCAAAGAGTTCCACAGAGACCACCCGGAACATGCCCTTTTAATCGAGGAAATCtcgattaaaaaatgtacaatgtgtaggCTGGGGGCAGAGATCCGGATAAGAAACAGGGGCCTCTCTGCCATCAACGAGAAAAaggtggcagaaaaaaaagtatctacatttacaagttaa